CCCGCGCCGGGCCGGGCAGGGGCGCGCGCATCGGGCCCAAGGGCTGGGGCCGCAGCAGCGCGGGGTCGGTGCCCATCATCCGCCGCGCCGCATCCGGCGGCAGGACCAGCCGCCCCTGCGCGTCGCGCGGCCAGGCCCGCGTCGGGGCGGGCAGAAGCCGGTCCAGCGCGGCCAGGCTGTCGCCCGGCAGCGGCAGATAGCTGCACAGATGGATCAGCAGGCGCGGCGCATGCCGCTGCGCCAGCGCCTCGGCCAGGATGCCGCCCATGGAATGGCCCAGCACCACCGGTGCGTCGGGCAGCGCGTCGATGCAGTCCCGCAGCGTCGTCTCCGCCCCGCCCGGCAGGTCGGGGCAGACCGGCGCCCAGCCCCGCGCCCGCAGCGCGGCGGCCAGCCCGGCCCAGCACCGGCCGTCATGCCATGCGCCGTGGATCAGCAGGATGCGCGTCATTGCCCCAGACTTGCAGCCACCCGCGCCCCGGTGCAACCTGCGATCCCACAGGGGGGCGCGCGATGATCGACAAGCTGGAGATGTTCCTGGCCGTCGCCAAGGAGGGCCATTTCGGCCGCGCCGCCGCGTCCCTGGGCATCACCCAGCCCAGCCTCTCCGCCGGGATCAAGCAGCTGGAGGAAACCCTGGGCGTCCTGCTGATCTTTCGCGGATCGC
Above is a genomic segment from Paracoccus aestuarii containing:
- a CDS encoding alpha/beta fold hydrolase → MTRILLIHGAWHDGRCWAGLAAALRARGWAPVCPDLPGGAETTLRDCIDALPDAPVVLGHSMGGILAEALAQRHAPRLLIHLCSYLPLPGDSLAALDRLLPAPTRAWPRDAQGRLVLPPDAARRMMGTDPALLRPQPLGPMRAPLPGPARAATARHYILCRRDRAIPPALQRAMIIRAGVDRVHARPWDHAPFLSDPAGLAALIDRIGGMAPPRKG